ctccgccggcacaaccctcagctcgactgggtgaccggggtgatcagggagtggggagaggactgccaccgaacctgcctgcttgctgccgcactaccccctcggccagtacctactaactccgcccctgacctctcccatgtcccagaatgctaccatggtctcagagaagtgtttaacaaagcaagagccacatctctgcctcctcaccgaccgtacgactgtgccatcgacctcctccctggaacagctcctccaaggggccgtctttattcgttgtctgctcctgaaagaaggtccatggaggactacatcaatgactctctgtccacaggattgatccgttcatcttcatctccggctggtgctggcttcttctttgtggggaagagggacggatctcttcgcccctgcatcgactacaggggactcaacgacatcacagtgaaaaaccgttaccctctccctctgctcacctctgcttttgagttgctccagggagccactgtttttaccaagttggatctcagaaacgcttaccacctagtgcggatccgggagggagatgaatggaagaccgcattcaatacaccaacaggccactacgagtatctggttatgccttttggcctcaccaatgctcctgctgtgttccaggctctagtgaatgatgtactgcgggacatgttaaacaagtttgtcttcgtttacctggatgacatcttaatctactccagaaacctgtctgaacacacccgccatgtccagcaagtccttcatcgtcttctggagaattccctctacgccaaggcagagaagtgtgagtttcacgtcaagacagtggccttcctggggtacatagtggcagagggaagtatccaaatggatcctgccaaagtatcagcagtcacgtcatggccagttccggagaacagaaagaagctgcaacagtttctggggtttgctaacttctatagaaagtttatccggaactacagtaccgttgctgcccctctcactgctctaaccagcaccaagcaacccttcacctggaccccagcagccgacaaggccttcagtaccctcaaggtaaggttcacctccgctcccatcctccagatgcctgacgtggaccggcaattcattgtggaggtggacgcctcggatgtgggagttggtgctgtgatttctcagtgggctgcggaggataggaagctccatccctgtgcctttttctcacgtcggttgtccccctctgagtgcaattacgacatagggaaccgagagctgctggctgtgaagcttgccttggaggagtggcgtcactggctggaggggtccaccattccatttctcgtttggaccgatcataagaacttggagtacatccgcacggccaaacggttgaactccaggcagtcccgctgggccctgttcttcaccaggtttaatttcactctgtcataccggcctggatcacgcaacaccaagccagacgccctctcccgtcaattccagacggatgacaacccctccaaggatcctgtgtcgattctgccaagtccctgcatcgtagcagctctgacctgggctgttgaggaacaggtgctggaagctctccgtaaccagcccggtcccagcacttgcccagctgaccgcctttttgtccccgaaaacctaaggtcccaggtcgttcagtggggacatgactcccgcctagcttgtcaccctggctccacccgcacttacaacctgctcgcccagaggttctggtggcccgctctgagaaaggatgtacggggaattcgtccaagcctgccccatctgcaaccaacacaagtcgtcctgccagcccccagccggattgctgcagcccctgcctgtgcccagacgtccctggtctcacatcgcccttgactttgtcacggggctgcccccttcaaggggcaagaccgtcattctcaccatagttgaccgattcggcaagatggcacacttcattcccctccccaagctcccaaccgccaaggagaccgcccaggtggtcctggaacacgtcttccggatccacggactgccaaaggatgtagtttctgaccgtggtccacaattctcctccgctttttggaaggagttctgtcacctgctgggagccacagtcagtctgacttccggattccatccccaatccaatgggcagtcagagcgggcaaatcaggagctcgagaaggcactgcgttgcatgacttcacgcaacccccactcctggtcgcagcaattgacatgggtggagtacgcacacaattctctgacctgctctgccatcggtatgtcccctttccaatgtgtttatggataccagcctcctctatttgccagtcaggaaggggaggttacttgcccatctgcacttgcgtttgcccgtcgatgtcgccgcacctggtcacaggcccgagccacacttctcagatccgttgccagctacactaccggggccaaccgtcgggagaatccctgctcccacctaccatgttggtcaaagggtgtggttgtcgtcaaggaacctgccactcagggtggagtcgcagaagttggcacctcggttcattggcccattccctatcataagagtgattagcccaactgctgtccggctccaactgcctaattccatgagggtgcaccccactttccatgtgtctaagattaagcccgttcatgagagtccgctggtccctgctgcgccttgtcctcctcctccacggctcgtcgatggtggtctggtttacaccgtcccgccgcctgcttcggtccagacggaggggtaggggtctccagtacctcattgactgggagggctatggacctgaggaaaggacctgggtgccagctagtcggattgtggataggactctcatcaccgccttccaccaacggcatcctgatcaacctgcaatccgtaggggccgccccagagggatccctaaccgtcctgcccgctcggcttcctgtcctgtgcctgatcctgtctcgggacctgtcccatctcccgaccacggccctccggcttcctccgaggatgagggcgttcgctcgggaccgttcggaggagttctagccctcctccggctcccctcctcccgcccggcgtggtgttgctcttgggacttctggggccgtcccttgggggggttctgtcatgagccctctcactccaccgggttaccaccttaatgtgtttccactatcttccactctgctcatctctctctctctactcagcctaacgagctccacctgtccctgctctgctcggctctaattactctgccagctgcgctgcattacccactaacctctcccagtatttaaagtcccgtctctcagctctcctttgtcagatcgtctgcaaagctcacaccccggaacctgtgtgctcacgcttctggctcacccttgttttgtgaccccggacctgcctgattcttggatactcttctgccccaggaaaaccagacctgctttctgccattcgactcctgactactcttcgaccccggtaactctgaccagccttctgccttgctacaacgtatttggatttcccttgaactgtacttctgccttgtttcatccgccccgttgtgtctgtgtttcctccccccccaggacttctggaccaccaaccaccggcgtcatcggacgcaccgctgccactgggggggggcacagacccagcacattggacgggataacccctggagccttcactcactccctacttcccttctcccttaagttttaataaactttctggtgtgacgcaattgtggtcctcttgtcgtctgtctgaaccgtgacagtatgtACATATTGGTAGAGATAAAGTgactgtagaggtcctggatggcagggagctcggccccagtgatgtactgggtcatactcactgttctctgtagtgccttgcggtcagatgccgaccagttgccataccaagcggtgatgcagccagtcaagatgctctcaatggtgcagctgttgacctttttgaggatctgaaggccCTAGTCTACAATACTAGACAAGTTAATGTCTCTGTAATAATCTACGGGAACCATATGTAACACTCTAATGCACCACTCTCCATTCAGATGATAACTTAAGCATAAGCAGATAATGCTTCCTGAAAGACGCATCTCATCTAGGCAGCATATGGTGACAGGAAGCTGTTGGATGTATTATCTGGATGCTCGGCAGTAAATACAATGTGCTGTTCACTGGTACCGTCCTGGTTTACAGGAAGCTCTCTGCAGTGCAttgtgtatttaacccctttccCTTGTAtaacccccctccccctttttACCATATCCTAGTTTAACACATTGTAAACTGTATTGAGGTTGTCTTTGTGTAATCTAAGTGAACAAGGCTTTAATCTCAGAACAGATGTATTTAGATCCTCTAGTCTACATGATACATGAAGCCAAATTAATTGACTATTGTAGGTATCAATAGACATTTTACCTTGTAGGCGAGGTCAAATAGATTTCCGTAGAGATAGTTATTTGTAATATAGGCTAACTCAATATTCTGCATGGATTAGTGTCTATAGATAGTCTGGAGATAATATGTCTGTTACTATAATACATACTGTCTGGATTAGTctctatcagtggaggctcctcagaggaggaaggggaggaccatcctcctcagtgaatttcagtggggggaaaaaaaaaatagtgaaacattaaaaaagttatcctgtttagacaaaactatactaaatatatccacgtcaccaaataattgattaaaacacactgttttgcaatgaaggtctattgCCATCGAGGCCCACCGGTGTAATGGCTAAACTGCTTTgctaactgtacactgtactgcatgattgcagCGTGTTTACTAgcgtgttagttctagtagctatgttgacttgacgttagctaatatggtgacaacgatgcaggctgtgtgtagcggttagcggttatgatatgaatgtttggcttggaaaggtttattcacctggtcacagacagctgatgtgttgtgcaccgaagtccacaagcgaagggaaaaggtgagaggaggagagcgcgtagatgcgagaaggaaatacaacgatcaaagggatcatgctgtttatatgtggctgctatgaaggtgaactgtgcttgtgtgtgatcaggggtgtgttcattccggcgattctgttgaaaaccttttcttaaacggaagcaaacggaacgataCGGGGATAAAcacacctgaatttgtccaatagaaactctcgtttgcaactgttggactaatgattacaccctagctCAGCTAGATGCAAGAATGtccaaggcggtattgaatgtctgaatgtctgtcaccttgattactaacATTTCTCTCGACCAGTGCACCTatattgtaaactttcattcataggctaggttgtagcaacctaatgatgggtatagggaaaatttgagtatcatataGTAGCCTGAaatctatcgatgttacattgagctgggtgaatggaatatgaatgacagtcatccaatatgctgtaatagaaataaggccatgctcataaaaaataaatattgtcctctctcatcttaaacagcaccgaccgccactggtctCTATAGATAGTCTAGAGATAATCTGTCTGTTAGTATGATACCCAGTAACATggattagtctctatagatagtctggagataatctgtctgtttttATAATACTCACTGCATGGATTAGCCTCTATAGATAGTCTGGAGATAATCTGTCTGTTAGTATGATAACCACTAAATggattagtctctatagatagtctGGAGATAATCTGTCTGTTAGCATGATACCCAGTGCATggattagtctctatagatagtctGGAGATACTATATTTGTTAGTATGATACACACTGCATggattagtctctatagatagtctGGAGATAATCTATTTGTTAGTATGATACACACTGCATGGATTAGCCTCTATAGATAGTCTGGAGATAATCTATTTGTTAGCATGATACACACTGCATggattagtctctatagatagtctGGAGATAATCTGTCTGTTAGCATGATAACCACTAAATggattagtctctatagatagtctGGAGATAATGTGTCTGTTAGCATGATACCCAGTGCATggattagtctctatagatagtctGGAGATAATCTGTCTGTTAGCAAGATAACCACTAAATGGATTAGTCGCTATAGATAGTCTGGAGATAATCTGTCTGTTAGCATGATACACACTGCATGGATTAGTCTCTATGGATAGTCTGGAGATAATCTCTGTTATTATGATACACACTGCATggattagtctctatagatagtctggagataatctgtctgttagtatgatacacactgcatggattagtctctatagatagtctGGAGATAATATGTCTGTTAGCATGATACACACTGCCTggattagtctctatagatagtctggagataatctgtctgttagtatgatacacactgcatggattagtctctatagatagtctGGAGATAATCTCTGTTATTATGATACACACTGCATggattagtctctatagatagtctggatataatatgtctgttAGTATGATACCCAGTGCGTGCTTTACATTACACTTTGATCTTCAGATGTTAATCACACATATCTTTATCAATAAAGGATTATCCTCAATGTTGACAGCATGTACCCATAAGTCAATGCACCCAGAACATGTACCAAAGGTCAACCTTATCATGATAGAATGCTGACTGTAGCTACTGTAGTTTCCCGTCCTCGGCTTTATCTACAATGTCAACGACGGCTGAAGCTCATTTCTACTTTATGTAGAGAGGCCAAGAGAGTGTCAGTACATTCCATTTGGAACTATAATGACATAAACATCAATCTGTCTCAACTGCTACTTAAATTACTGTGTAACCTTTCCAGCCCTGTTAATTTAAAGACTAATAATTTCTATATAAAACAGAAAGATAATGAGATGGAGAGGGAGCGAGgagatagcaagagagagagagaggatagagcaagagagagagatatagttccatgtatttttttttttctgcATGTGAAATCAAGTGTAATCAACCTTAAAACAAATAAATGGGTAAGCTAAATCAACTTAAAACAAGTAATTCAACTTAAGCATCTCAATACAAGATTTCATATTTAGGTATATTGGACATTTTCATGTTTTACAGTGTAAAGAAAGCTTCCACCTATGATACTAGGCCTTCCCACCAACTGAAATATATTAATGTTGGTAAATCAAATTAATTTTTGTAAATGTGGGATTCCCCCACACACTTCCTCATTTCCTTGTTTGCAGCTATATAAACCCAGAATGCAcatcactccatcactcactCTCAGCGCACTCCGATCTTGATCTTTAACCTCAGCCGACCCAGACTCAAGATGCCCTTCAAGCCACACTATCTGTTGGTCGTCCTGACCGTATACTGCTTTGCTGCTCTTCATGGTGAGATGGATCTGCTAAATAGTTGCAAAATTTTTTGCATTTGAAAACATAATTGCAGTAGGACCTAAAACGTATGTTCATTCAAACTCTTACCTTGAAAATGTATCTTTCAGTTGGTCTTGAGGATTTTACTTGATCTGCTTTTACTTtgcttattatatatatatatatatatatatatatatatatacttattaTTATACTAATATTGCGTATTACCGATATGGTCTTTCTCCTTCTGCCTGCAGCGTTGCCAATGGGTGGCTTCGCTCCACGTCTGACGTGTCGCTGCATCCGGACGTCCTCTGCCTTCATCTCTCCTGCGCGGTTTCACAGACTGGAGATCTTACCTCCAGGAGCCCACTGTCGTCACATTGAGATCATGTGAGTCAATAGAACGTCTCTATCTCAATATATTCTAATGAAACCATGGAGTCACTGGGCTTGGGTGAAGCACTAAACTGCAGTTTTCAAAATGCATGTAGGAAAAAAATCGAAAAGTGTGGGGGACAGGAAGTAGTGGAAGGAAAAACAATTGTCACCTTACTGTCTTACATGCAAACCCATTAGAAGTAATatgccgtttagcagacgcttttatccaaagcgacttacagtcatgtgcgcatatatttttacgtatgggtggtcccggcgatcgaacccactaccctggcttaacaagcgccatgctctaccaattgagctacagaggaccagtgaaGAGTTCAAGACTCCCACCTCACACATAACCTACAACAGACTACAATAAATGATGCCATTTTCATGGTAAAGCTctgatatttaaaaatatatatatttctctggTAGTTAGACTTCTTCTTGGCTGTAATGTATCCCCTCCATTCATCAGCGTTACCAAGAAGGACAATACCATCGTGTGTGTGAATCCAAAGGCAAGATGGATAAAAAAAGTCATTGCCCAGTTACAAAGGTAAATACAACACATGCACGCAACACACACTTTTGTTGACTGTAACCTTTAACACAGACCATCTCTTTCAACAGTAACAAGAGAAGTGCAGGTGTCCCCATCTCAACCACTACGGACAGCATCAACACGAAACTGGAACAGCGACAGTAAATTATAAAACATCATCACATCATTCAATCTGGAGCAAAATGGAATGTGCACAACACCAGTGTATGTAATACCAATGCATTCAATTGTAATAGCAAATTATTTTGTTTCTCTCAAATGATCTCTGTATGTATTGAGTTATTATTTAATGTATTCTTCATGTAATGACTCTAACCCAGAAAAATAATCTGTACAagacaactttttttttttttataaggtTTTTATTGCCTAATTGCTGATGCGCGTGTATATTTTCTTTTTATGTGAACATTATTACCCCAATAAAATCCACAAAACGAAACACTTTTCAGAGTAATACAAAGTTAGCACCTCCACCTCTGATTGGTTGACAGATTCCACTCCCAGCAGGAGGTGGGACTTGGGTTGGTTGTATTTCACTCAACTTAAACCCTTTTGCTCTTTGGGAAGCAAAGGTCATTCTCAAACTTCCTGGTCATATTTTAGGCTTCCTTGCTTGCCTAAACACTACAGGGTCTACTTCCTCGTCCTTGATCACATGGTTAGTATGAACGTATTGACCCGACCACATAGACCACAATCCCTCTGTCCCATACTCGTGTCAAATATGTTTTATGATTATTGGTAAAGCTTGTaggtacagtcatggtcaaaagttttgagaatgacacaagtattggtcttcacaaaagtttgctgcttcagtgttatgagacatttttgtcagatgttactattgtatactgaagtaaaattacaagcattccataagtgtcaaaggcatttatttacaattacattaagtttatgcaaagagtcaatatttgcagtgttgacccttctttttcaagacctctgcaatccgccctggcatgctgtcaattaacttctgggccacatcctgactgatggcagcccattcttgcataatcaatgcttggagtttgtcagaatttgtgggtttttgtttgtccacccgcctcttgaggatcgaccacaagttctcaatgagattaaggtctggggagtttcctggccatggacccaaaatgtcaatgttttgttccccgagccacttagttatcacttttgccttatgtcaAGGTGCTCTATcctgctggaaaaggcattggtcgtcaccaaactgttcttggatggttgggagaagttgctctcggaggatgtgttggttaccattctttattcatggctgtgttcttaggcaaaattgtgagtgagcccactcccttggctgagaagcaaccccacacatgaatggtctcaggatgctttactgttggcatgacacaggactgatggtagcgctcaccttgtcttctccggacaaggtgttttccggatgccccaaacaatcggaaaggggattcatctgagaaaatgactttaccccagtcctcagcagtccaatccctgtaccttttgcagaatatcagtctgtcgctgatgtttttcctggagagaagtggcttctttgctgcccttcttgacaccaggccatcctccaaaagtcttcgcctcactgtgcgcgcagatgcac
The DNA window shown above is from Coregonus clupeaformis isolate EN_2021a chromosome 18, ASM2061545v1, whole genome shotgun sequence and carries:
- the LOC121587305 gene encoding interleukin-8-like, whose amino-acid sequence is MPFKPHYLLVVLTVYCFAALHALPMGGFAPRLTCRCIRTSSAFISPARFHRLEILPPGAHCRHIEIIVTKKDNTIVCVNPKARWIKKVIAQLQSNKRSAGVPISTTTDSINTKLEQRQ